In Planctomycetia bacterium, one DNA window encodes the following:
- the ligA gene encoding NAD-dependent DNA ligase LigA, whose protein sequence is MTPAQEIAKLRDEINEHDYLYYTAAAPRISDREYDKLFARLKELEAAHPELVTSDSPTQRVGEKLLAGFKHVAHAVPMLSIDNTYNEAELREFDGRVSRGLDGAKYEYLVDPKIDGVSASLRYEDGALVLGATRGDGRSGDDITANIKTIRAIPLRLRGRGWPGVLEVRGEVYWPRKAFDAFNAQRVKDGEEPFANPRNATTGALKSLDPRETASRGLAFIAHGFGEIAGATFERASELFAALKQWGVPVSPHQTLCKSIDEVVQFVNDWEARRHSLEYETDGLVIKIDRLDQRDALGATSRFPRWCIAYKYAAEQAESRLLNVDFQVGKLGTITPRAVMEPVQLSGTTVRHASLHNFDQVARLGADHGGLHLGDTVLVEKAGEIIPQVIRITKKGSPRGRLVEPPSKCPVCKGDIEKDEGGVYIRCINPACDAQIKERLKFFCGRDQMDIEGLGDIWIDRLVDLGLIKDAGDLYKLSTRQAELSEIETVKEFGVTKAREFIDSIRESIDHSLPEQLKRLRLRLPTTCLDRCAKNFANIKAFASATEADLIARCGLEPSLASAVMAKLNPPIGDAPKALARLVGTQGLRFKWAGESLISKLVERKWVKGLADFYSLEQHMESIARLEFKSRLGATRAKEIIFNIEVSKNCSLSRLIVALNIPHVGGSTAELLAEHFGSMDALVEAATTTPSPCKGEGRGEGPTPKRAKRSSGRTAAPSLFGESADDDSQTVPPVKSKPPADPLQEIEGIGPEVASSIRRFFAMPSVQEMLDKLRKAGLRMNQELKPVQEHQPLKDKSVVITGSFENYSRNDLEALIKRNGGKCVSAVSKKTSFLLCGNSPGNKLDVARRLGIEVLDLSSFLDMLKR, encoded by the coding sequence ATGACGCCCGCGCAGGAAATCGCGAAGCTCCGCGACGAGATCAACGAACACGATTACCTCTACTACACCGCCGCCGCGCCGCGCATCAGCGATCGGGAGTATGACAAGCTGTTCGCGCGGTTGAAGGAACTCGAAGCCGCGCACCCGGAGCTGGTCACGTCCGATTCGCCGACCCAGCGTGTCGGGGAGAAGTTGCTCGCCGGGTTCAAACACGTCGCGCACGCCGTGCCCATGCTCTCCATCGACAACACCTACAACGAGGCGGAGTTGCGCGAGTTTGACGGCCGCGTCTCGCGCGGGCTGGACGGCGCGAAATACGAATACCTCGTTGATCCCAAAATCGACGGCGTCTCGGCATCGCTGCGCTACGAGGACGGCGCGCTGGTGCTCGGCGCGACGCGCGGCGACGGAAGATCCGGCGACGATATCACGGCGAACATCAAGACTATCCGCGCGATCCCGCTTCGCCTGCGCGGCAGGGGCTGGCCGGGCGTGCTGGAAGTGCGCGGCGAAGTCTATTGGCCGCGCAAAGCGTTTGACGCGTTCAACGCCCAGCGCGTGAAAGACGGCGAGGAACCCTTCGCCAATCCGCGCAACGCGACGACCGGGGCGCTCAAGTCGCTCGACCCGCGCGAGACCGCCTCGCGCGGGCTGGCGTTCATCGCGCACGGATTCGGCGAGATCGCCGGAGCGACGTTCGAGCGGGCGAGCGAGTTGTTCGCGGCCCTCAAACAATGGGGCGTGCCGGTCAGTCCGCATCAGACCCTTTGCAAATCCATCGACGAAGTCGTGCAATTCGTGAATGACTGGGAAGCCCGCCGCCACAGTCTCGAATATGAAACCGACGGCCTCGTGATCAAAATCGATCGGCTCGATCAGCGCGACGCTCTCGGCGCGACCAGCCGCTTCCCGCGCTGGTGCATCGCGTACAAATACGCCGCCGAACAGGCCGAGAGCAGGCTGCTGAATGTCGATTTTCAGGTGGGCAAGCTCGGCACGATCACGCCGCGGGCCGTCATGGAACCGGTGCAATTGTCCGGCACGACCGTTCGGCACGCGAGCCTGCACAACTTCGATCAGGTCGCGCGGCTCGGCGCCGATCACGGCGGCCTGCACCTCGGTGATACCGTGCTGGTGGAAAAGGCCGGCGAGATCATCCCGCAGGTGATTCGCATCACGAAGAAAGGCTCGCCGCGTGGCAGGCTCGTCGAGCCGCCGAGCAAGTGCCCCGTCTGCAAAGGCGATATCGAGAAGGACGAAGGCGGCGTTTACATTCGCTGCATCAACCCGGCGTGCGACGCACAGATCAAGGAGCGGCTGAAGTTCTTCTGCGGCCGCGATCAGATGGACATCGAAGGGCTGGGCGACATTTGGATAGATCGGTTGGTAGATCTAGGGCTTATCAAGGACGCGGGTGATCTGTACAAACTAAGTACTCGCCAAGCGGAATTGTCCGAAATCGAAACTGTAAAAGAGTTTGGCGTTACTAAGGCCCGCGAGTTTATTGACTCGATTAGAGAATCGATCGATCACTCATTGCCTGAACAGTTGAAGCGCCTACGATTGAGACTTCCCACTACTTGCTTGGATCGGTGTGCCAAGAACTTCGCGAACATCAAGGCCTTCGCCTCAGCAACCGAAGCTGACTTGATAGCACGTTGTGGATTGGAACCATCATTAGCATCTGCCGTGATGGCCAAGCTTAATCCACCAATCGGCGATGCGCCGAAAGCACTTGCAAGGCTCGTCGGAACCCAGGGGCTCAGGTTTAAGTGGGCCGGAGAATCGCTTATTTCAAAGCTTGTAGAGCGCAAATGGGTAAAGGGACTTGCTGATTTCTACTCTCTTGAACAACACATGGAATCCATTGCTCGATTGGAATTCAAGTCAAGGCTTGGTGCAACGCGTGCGAAGGAAATTATCTTTAACATAGAAGTTAGCAAGAATTGTTCGCTATCAAGACTTATCGTAGCTCTCAATATTCCTCATGTCGGCGGCTCAACGGCCGAACTCCTCGCGGAACACTTCGGCAGCATGGATGCCCTCGTCGAAGCGGCGACAACAACTCCCTCTCCCTGCAAGGGAGAGGGTCGGGGTGAGGGTCCGACGCCGAAACGCGCCAAGCGCTCCTCCGGACGAACCGCCGCCCCGTCGCTGTTCGGTGAATCCGCCGACGACGATTCGCAAACCGTTCCGCCCGTCAAATCAAAACCGCCCGCCGACCCCTTGCAGGAGATCGAGGGCATCGGACCGGAAGTAGCGAGTTCCATTCGCAGGTTCTTCGCCATGCCATCTGTCCAAGAGATGCTAGACAAGCTGCGCAAAGCTGGCCTTAGGATGAACCAAGAACTCAAACCGGTTCAGGAGCATCAACCGCTTAAAGATAAGTCTGTGGTAATAACGGGCTCTTTTGAGAACTATTCTCGCAACGACCTTGAAGCTTTGATAAAGCGAAATGGCGGCAAGTGCGTTTCGGCGGTTAGCAAGAAGACCAGTTTCTTGCTTTGTGGGAATAGCCCCGGGAACAAGCTTGACGTTGCTCGCAGATTGGGAATAGAGGTATTGGATTTGTCGTCATTTCTTGATATGCTTAAGCGCTGA
- a CDS encoding MFS transporter, with amino-acid sequence MSLNRAQAIDDAFVALLKGWSDAPSRRLSADEPVAPDNPMTGKDLLQLFESQMVTRHLDLIARYLRSKDAAYYTIGSAGHEGNAMVGRLTRLTDPAFLHYRSGGFMAERCRKVPEIDFIYDTILSQAASAEDPISGGRHKVWGSVPAWVLPQTSTIASHLPKAVGAAIGLQRARALRIKPPVPDDSIIVCSFGDASTNHSTAQGAFNAAQWAAFQSLPVPVLFVCEDNGIGISVRTPPGWIETNFSNRPGLAYFRANGLDLVEGYSVVAQAVEHCRRHRAPTFLHLRTIRMLGHAGSDIELAYHTLEEIAEVETHDPLLTSARRVLEFGLMTAPRILEMYEAIRSRTREAAERVIKRPRLASAAEVMAPLAPYHPEKVNAEARRGADAAKRADVFGGVDKLPEKLGRRHLAVQINAALFDLMALYSEMIVFGEDVAQKGGVYYVTKDLFKRYKAGRVFNTLLDEQTILGLAQGAGYMGLLPFPEIQYLAYFHNACDQIRGEACSMQFFSKGQYRNPMVMRVASLAYQKGFGGHFHNDNSIAALRDIPGLVIACPSRGDDAAAMIRTCAALARVDGRVVAFLEPIALYMTKDLHETGDEGWSFDYPPPGEAIPLGEPRVYFPDADDLCILTFGNGVYMSLRAAKVLERDHGIRARVVDLRWLLPLNEAEICEQASACGNVLIVDEGRRSAGVSEGIITAIVEGCPDQRTARANAPGAQRAAGFSPRGPSISSECSTGRFGDLAICRIVGEDTYIPLGPAANLVLPQEEQIISAAVEMCAGAAAKPPRKPARA; translated from the coding sequence ATGAGCCTCAACCGCGCCCAAGCAATTGACGACGCCTTCGTCGCCCTCCTCAAGGGCTGGTCCGACGCCCCCTCTCGACGGCTTTCCGCCGACGAGCCGGTCGCGCCGGACAATCCCATGACAGGCAAAGACCTGCTGCAACTCTTTGAATCGCAAATGGTTACGCGGCATCTGGACCTGATCGCCAGATACCTCCGCTCAAAGGATGCCGCTTATTACACCATTGGTTCCGCCGGGCACGAAGGCAACGCCATGGTCGGCCGTCTCACCCGGCTCACCGACCCCGCCTTTCTCCACTACCGGAGCGGCGGATTTATGGCCGAGCGATGCCGCAAGGTGCCCGAAATCGACTTCATCTACGACACGATCCTCTCGCAGGCGGCCAGCGCCGAGGATCCGATCTCCGGCGGGCGGCACAAGGTCTGGGGCTCGGTCCCGGCATGGGTTCTCCCGCAGACCAGCACCATCGCCAGCCACCTTCCCAAGGCAGTCGGCGCGGCCATCGGCCTTCAGCGAGCGCGGGCGCTGCGCATCAAGCCGCCGGTGCCGGACGACAGCATCATCGTCTGCTCGTTCGGCGACGCCAGCACGAACCACTCGACCGCGCAGGGCGCCTTCAACGCGGCGCAATGGGCCGCGTTTCAATCGCTGCCCGTGCCCGTGCTTTTCGTCTGCGAGGACAACGGCATCGGCATCTCCGTCCGCACGCCGCCCGGCTGGATCGAGACAAACTTCTCAAATCGACCCGGTCTCGCCTACTTTCGGGCGAATGGGCTTGACCTTGTCGAGGGCTACTCCGTCGTGGCGCAGGCCGTCGAGCACTGTCGCAGGCACCGCGCGCCGACGTTTCTGCACCTTCGCACCATTCGCATGCTCGGTCACGCCGGGTCCGACATCGAGCTGGCCTATCACACGCTCGAGGAGATCGCCGAGGTCGAGACGCACGACCCGCTGCTGACATCGGCCCGGCGTGTGCTTGAGTTCGGTTTAATGACCGCGCCGCGGATTCTCGAAATGTATGAAGCCATTCGCTCGCGAACGCGCGAAGCCGCCGAACGCGTCATCAAGCGCCCGCGGCTGGCAAGCGCCGCCGAAGTCATGGCCCCGCTCGCGCCCTATCACCCGGAGAAAGTGAACGCCGAAGCGCGACGCGGCGCGGACGCCGCAAAGCGGGCCGACGTCTTCGGCGGAGTGGACAAACTGCCCGAGAAGCTCGGCCGTCGCCATCTCGCGGTGCAGATCAACGCCGCGCTCTTCGATCTGATGGCCTTGTACTCGGAGATGATTGTCTTCGGCGAAGACGTGGCGCAAAAAGGCGGCGTCTACTACGTCACCAAGGATTTGTTCAAGCGCTACAAGGCAGGCCGCGTGTTTAACACGCTGCTCGACGAGCAGACGATTCTTGGGTTGGCACAGGGCGCGGGCTACATGGGCCTGCTGCCCTTCCCGGAGATTCAGTATCTTGCCTATTTCCACAACGCCTGCGATCAGATTCGCGGCGAGGCATGCTCGATGCAGTTTTTTTCAAAGGGCCAGTATCGCAATCCAATGGTGATGCGCGTCGCTTCGCTGGCCTATCAAAAAGGGTTCGGCGGCCACTTCCACAATGACAACAGCATCGCCGCCCTGCGCGATATTCCCGGCCTGGTCATCGCCTGCCCCTCGCGCGGGGACGATGCCGCCGCGATGATCCGAACCTGCGCCGCCCTCGCACGCGTCGACGGCCGCGTGGTGGCGTTTCTGGAGCCGATCGCGCTGTACATGACGAAGGATCTGCACGAGACCGGCGACGAAGGCTGGTCGTTTGATTACCCCCCGCCCGGCGAGGCGATTCCCCTCGGCGAGCCGCGCGTCTATTTCCCCGACGCCGACGATTTGTGCATCCTCACGTTCGGCAACGGCGTGTACATGTCTTTGCGGGCCGCGAAAGTGCTGGAGCGCGATCACGGCATTCGCGCACGCGTCGTTGATCTGCGCTGGCTCCTGCCGCTCAACGAGGCGGAAATCTGTGAACAGGCTTCGGCGTGCGGCAACGTACTGATCGTCGACGAGGGCCGTCGCAGCGCCGGAGTATCCGAAGGAATCATCACTGCGATTGTCGAAGGATGCCCCGATCAGCGAACCGCACGAGCCAACGCGCCGGGCGCGCAGCGAGCCGCGGGCTTCAGCCCGCGCGGCCCATCAATATCGAGCGAATGTTCGACGGGGCGCTTCGGCGACCTCGCCATCTGCCGAATCGTCGGCGAAGACACGTACATCCCACTTGGCCCCGCCGCCAACCTTGTCCTCCCGCAGGAGGAACAGATCATTTCCGCAGCCGTCGAAATGTGCGCTGGCGCCGCGGCGAAACCCCCGCGCAAGCCCGCGCGAGCGTAA
- a CDS encoding GAF domain-containing protein, with protein sequence MRPRPYKELIARIDAACRGMDRAAAMQVFVDIAWDALQPTGVSWLGFYFGGAEEMTLGPRRDKPACTPIGLHGVCGRAYTSRRPQVVADVATLGANYVACDPRDRSEVVIPCIDPDGVCWGVLDLDSHEAGSFGEADVRGLTGALIAAGLTSESNEA encoded by the coding sequence ATGAGACCGCGGCCGTACAAGGAATTGATCGCACGAATCGACGCGGCGTGTCGCGGAATGGACCGCGCGGCTGCGATGCAGGTGTTTGTCGATATCGCATGGGACGCGCTGCAACCGACGGGGGTTTCCTGGTTGGGGTTTTATTTCGGCGGTGCGGAGGAGATGACGCTCGGTCCGCGGCGCGACAAGCCGGCCTGTACGCCGATCGGTCTGCACGGGGTCTGCGGGCGGGCGTACACGAGCCGGCGGCCGCAAGTCGTGGCGGACGTGGCGACGCTGGGGGCGAATTACGTCGCATGCGACCCTCGGGATCGTTCCGAAGTGGTGATTCCCTGCATTGATCCGGATGGCGTGTGTTGGGGCGTGCTCGATCTGGACAGCCACGAGGCGGGTTCGTTCGGCGAGGCGGACGTGCGCGGGCTGACGGGTGCGTTGATCGCCGCGGGGCTGACGTCAGAATCCAATGAAGCGTGA
- a CDS encoding DedA family protein: MDSVFFTLLAKFSYVGLFAVLLAAGLGIPLPEDIPLVAAGWLVHTGRANLYLMMLTGLAGVMVGDSLMFRLGRKYGVHIVEHKWVRRFAKPWLLEKARQKYAAHGSKILFAARFMPGLRSPMFISAGVFGVPFWKFFLIDGFAALISVPVWVWAGWRFSSHIEQILGSARTATYCIVGLLVVALIVWGLWEYFHNLRKRNGTGERTVEGPDEVGKIASAPLVPPLEPGKLTSQPAAQPAGQTRGP, encoded by the coding sequence GTGGACTCCGTTTTTTTTACACTACTGGCTAAATTCAGCTACGTCGGCCTGTTCGCCGTGCTGCTGGCGGCAGGCTTGGGCATTCCGCTGCCGGAGGACATCCCGCTGGTCGCGGCCGGCTGGCTGGTGCACACCGGCAGGGCAAATCTGTATCTGATGATGCTCACCGGCCTGGCGGGCGTGATGGTCGGCGATTCGTTGATGTTCCGCCTCGGCCGTAAGTACGGCGTACACATCGTCGAGCACAAGTGGGTGCGGCGCTTCGCAAAGCCGTGGCTGCTGGAGAAGGCGCGGCAGAAGTACGCGGCGCACGGGTCGAAGATCCTCTTCGCGGCGCGGTTCATGCCCGGCCTGCGCTCGCCGATGTTCATCTCGGCCGGCGTCTTTGGTGTGCCGTTCTGGAAGTTTTTTCTGATCGACGGATTCGCGGCGCTGATCTCGGTGCCGGTATGGGTCTGGGCCGGCTGGCGCTTCAGCAGCCACATCGAGCAGATATTGGGCAGCGCCCGCACTGCAACGTACTGCATCGTCGGGCTGCTGGTGGTCGCGCTGATCGTCTGGGGCCTGTGGGAGTATTTTCACAATCTGCGCAAGCGAAACGGCACCGGGGAGCGGACAGTCGAAGGTCCTGACGAGGTGGGCAAGATCGCCTCCGCACCGCTGGTCCCGCCTCTCGAACCGGGCAAATTGACCAGCCAACCCGCGGCCCAGCCGGCCGGGCAGACGCGGGGACCGTAA
- a CDS encoding ParB/RepB/Spo0J family partition protein yields MSAQPKRLGRGLSSLISTDIQRDNIPQAPVGIETPTELPEPVQPAGTAAKVGPLLQMVAVDSIRTNPAQPRKNFDEASIESLARSLKDRGALQPIVVRRSGSGFELVAGERRLRAARKAGLKEMPALIRAVGDAEMLELALIENIQRADLGAVERARAYKALADRNGLTHEQIAEKMGEDRATVTNYLRLLSLAPAVLERIEDNSLNMGHARALLGLSDARKQVELAERIAKEGWSVRRVESEVRRLTEAAKQGGRREQEPVRPAVADVARRLTEVLGTRVDVREGRRRHTGRLVIEYYSLDDFERITQRLGLSSEPA; encoded by the coding sequence ATGTCGGCGCAACCCAAGCGACTCGGTAGGGGGCTTTCCTCGCTCATTTCAACCGACATCCAGCGCGATAACATCCCGCAGGCACCCGTCGGGATCGAAACGCCAACTGAATTGCCGGAACCAGTACAGCCCGCTGGTACAGCGGCGAAGGTTGGTCCACTACTCCAAATGGTGGCGGTTGATTCCATTCGAACCAACCCCGCCCAGCCGAGAAAGAACTTCGACGAGGCGTCCATCGAAAGCCTTGCCAGGTCGCTAAAAGATCGCGGGGCATTACAGCCGATCGTGGTGCGGCGCAGTGGCAGCGGTTTCGAGCTTGTGGCGGGGGAGCGACGCCTGCGAGCGGCTCGCAAGGCTGGGCTGAAAGAGATGCCGGCCCTGATTCGAGCTGTCGGCGATGCCGAAATGCTCGAGTTAGCGCTGATCGAGAATATCCAGCGTGCCGATCTCGGCGCGGTTGAACGGGCACGGGCTTACAAGGCGCTGGCTGATCGCAACGGCCTGACTCATGAGCAAATTGCTGAAAAAATGGGGGAGGACCGGGCAACGGTCACAAACTACCTGCGCCTGCTGTCGCTGGCGCCGGCTGTCCTGGAGCGGATAGAAGACAATAGTCTAAATATGGGCCATGCCCGCGCCTTGCTGGGCCTGTCGGATGCGCGGAAGCAGGTCGAACTGGCCGAGCGGATTGCGAAGGAGGGCTGGTCGGTGCGCCGGGTGGAATCGGAGGTTCGGCGGCTGACCGAGGCAGCCAAACAGGGGGGCAGGAGGGAGCAGGAGCCGGTTCGTCCGGCGGTGGCGGATGTGGCGAGGCGGTTGACGGAGGTTCTGGGCACGCGGGTGGACGTGCGCGAGGGGCGGCGTCGGCACACGGGCAGGCTGGTGATAGAGTACTACAGTCTGGACGATTTCGAGCGCATCACGCAACGGCTGGGGCTGTCGAGTGAGCCGGCGTAG
- a CDS encoding CHASE2 domain-containing protein, producing MSHHRVTVIGFLVGLAATLLLAAHVFWVEPGLPGRARLFERLEYQSFDFRINYFNTLEPASPLVHLDIDDNALSRVGRWPWKRRDLADLIRVTTELGARLILIDLLFDEPQPVSISDPAYLGDADIEGPASVVGELSDANRVFDDLELANAIRASGRVVLSVQGDVPPPGETSVRRRVETLLQGGESDWQLIAQRLNATTAAGRELVRREVLRARAAAELSRRFTLGEAELAVALGASIEDVREVIAGAKSRAAAARMRELFRKDRPTLDAALRAILGEATDSRTADRRDVVAAYREALGWEAMRRAMIPAPAEPAAARSREGVASSRRLASLPHVAERLSPVYFMFGEAAADIGAVNFRGDSDGVVRRVPPLILTDEGVLRHLGVAGACLALGISTSDIALSDENELVLGASRPGAGRVAARLDAGENLIIHWTSTGRRWRQGEDFPHVSAAKAWSIVDARRQIEANETATAYLLAEIVAAARGEATIETGSAGGASKSELISGDAAYRQKVNDQLKLAREAHLARLRGDRPEAERSRMEQRSAALLAEIRAEQEQAISAIEAACAELESLTPEELSADAALKADYDRYLGARRLITHDLARMKQANKLLQETVDAARRELEPRLKDKIVLLGFAATAQGDIVSTPIDPVTNGVMCHAHVLNSLLQRRFIQATGTATGAAAFIVLGALVSYVTARQGPWRSLLETAALLGAFGLFNAYWLFQRRDIWLPLAGPMVAGGVAWAVVTLFRQLTAEKDRRMFARQLSLYTSPAIAAKIAESPSAMAAFKTVQTRDVTCLFSDLAGFTTISEQQDAEVVQLVLNTYLRRMSEVIWAQRGLINKFMGDGIMAFFNPSVDPMPDHPRVACETALLMLEALEALKGEHGAGTADGVFQQLDMRIGLATGLAKNGDLGSDLKADYTVIGDVVNLAARLEPANKVFGTKLMISGPTREAVKDAYEFRYLAELQVKGKKTTVPVYELIGRRGSLNDEQRAYVERFEAGVALYKAMKWDECIVHFTRMLARRPDDAGASRYIDACQELKQFPPEEGEWRGALELKEK from the coding sequence ATGTCGCATCATCGCGTCACGGTGATCGGGTTTTTGGTCGGGCTGGCAGCCACGCTGCTGCTGGCGGCGCACGTGTTCTGGGTGGAGCCGGGGCTGCCTGGGCGGGCGAGGCTGTTCGAACGGCTGGAATATCAGTCATTTGACTTTCGTATTAATTATTTCAACACGCTGGAGCCGGCGTCGCCGCTGGTGCACCTGGACATCGATGACAACGCCCTGTCGCGTGTGGGGCGCTGGCCGTGGAAACGGCGTGACCTGGCGGACCTGATCCGCGTGACGACGGAGCTTGGGGCACGGTTGATTCTGATCGATTTGCTGTTCGACGAGCCGCAACCGGTGTCGATCAGCGATCCGGCCTATTTGGGGGATGCCGACATCGAGGGGCCTGCGAGCGTGGTGGGGGAGCTATCCGACGCGAATCGCGTGTTTGACGATCTCGAGTTGGCGAACGCCATTCGCGCGAGCGGGCGAGTGGTATTGTCGGTACAGGGAGATGTTCCGCCGCCGGGTGAAACGTCTGTGCGCCGGCGGGTCGAGACCCTGTTGCAGGGCGGTGAGTCAGACTGGCAGCTCATTGCGCAACGATTGAACGCGACAACGGCTGCTGGGCGCGAACTCGTGCGCCGCGAAGTGTTGCGAGCGCGCGCCGCGGCGGAATTGAGCAGGCGCTTCACGCTGGGCGAGGCGGAGTTGGCTGTGGCGCTGGGCGCAAGCATCGAAGACGTGCGCGAGGTGATCGCAGGAGCGAAGTCGCGCGCCGCGGCTGCGCGGATGCGGGAGTTGTTTCGCAAGGATCGGCCCACGCTGGACGCCGCGCTGCGCGCGATCCTGGGCGAGGCGACGGACAGTCGCACGGCCGACCGGCGCGATGTCGTTGCGGCATATCGCGAGGCGCTGGGGTGGGAGGCGATGCGACGGGCAATGATTCCGGCGCCGGCTGAACCTGCGGCCGCGCGATCGCGTGAAGGGGTCGCGTCGAGCAGGAGGCTGGCATCGCTGCCGCACGTGGCGGAGAGATTGTCTCCCGTCTATTTCATGTTCGGCGAGGCGGCGGCGGACATCGGGGCGGTGAATTTTCGCGGCGATTCGGACGGCGTGGTGCGGCGCGTTCCGCCGTTGATTCTCACTGACGAGGGTGTGTTGCGGCATCTGGGCGTGGCGGGGGCGTGTCTCGCACTTGGCATTTCGACGTCTGATATTGCGCTTTCTGACGAGAACGAGCTGGTGCTGGGAGCGTCGCGCCCGGGAGCGGGCCGCGTGGCGGCACGGCTGGACGCCGGCGAAAACCTGATCATCCATTGGACAAGCACGGGGCGGCGCTGGCGACAGGGCGAAGACTTTCCCCATGTTTCGGCCGCCAAGGCATGGTCGATTGTCGATGCCAGGCGGCAGATCGAGGCGAACGAGACGGCGACGGCATATCTCCTCGCGGAGATCGTGGCGGCCGCGCGTGGTGAGGCCACCATCGAAACCGGCAGCGCAGGCGGCGCGTCGAAGTCGGAGTTGATTTCGGGTGACGCGGCTTATCGACAGAAGGTGAACGACCAATTGAAGCTGGCCCGTGAGGCGCACCTGGCGAGGCTGCGCGGCGATCGGCCGGAAGCGGAGCGATCGCGCATGGAGCAGCGTTCGGCGGCGCTGCTGGCAGAGATTCGCGCGGAACAGGAGCAGGCGATCTCGGCAATCGAGGCGGCGTGCGCCGAGTTAGAGTCACTCACGCCGGAGGAACTGTCGGCCGACGCGGCCCTGAAGGCGGATTACGATCGGTACCTGGGCGCACGGCGTCTGATCACCCATGATCTCGCGCGAATGAAACAGGCGAACAAGCTGTTGCAGGAGACGGTCGACGCAGCGCGGCGAGAACTTGAGCCGCGATTGAAGGACAAGATCGTGCTGCTCGGATTTGCAGCGACGGCGCAGGGCGACATCGTCTCGACACCCATCGATCCCGTCACCAATGGTGTGATGTGTCATGCGCATGTGTTAAACAGCCTGCTCCAGCGGCGGTTCATTCAAGCGACCGGCACGGCAACGGGAGCGGCCGCGTTCATCGTGCTGGGCGCGTTGGTGAGCTATGTGACCGCGCGGCAGGGACCTTGGCGATCGTTGCTGGAGACGGCAGCGCTGCTCGGGGCATTCGGGCTGTTCAACGCGTACTGGCTGTTTCAGCGCCGCGACATCTGGCTGCCGCTGGCCGGTCCGATGGTCGCGGGCGGCGTCGCGTGGGCGGTGGTGACGCTGTTCCGGCAGTTGACGGCCGAGAAAGACCGCCGCATGTTCGCGCGGCAGTTGAGCCTGTACACGTCGCCGGCGATCGCGGCGAAGATCGCGGAGAGTCCGTCGGCGATGGCGGCGTTCAAGACGGTGCAGACGCGCGACGTGACGTGCCTGTTCTCCGATCTGGCGGGCTTCACGACCATCTCGGAGCAGCAGGACGCCGAGGTCGTGCAGCTGGTGCTGAACACCTACCTGCGGCGCATGAGCGAGGTAATCTGGGCGCAGCGCGGGCTGATCAACAAGTTCATGGGTGACGGGATCATGGCATTCTTCAACCCGTCGGTCGATCCGATGCCCGATCACCCTCGCGTCGCCTGCGAGACGGCCCTGCTGATGCTCGAAGCGCTGGAAGCGCTGAAGGGCGAACACGGCGCGGGCACGGCCGACGGTGTGTTCCAGCAGCTTGATATGCGGATCGGTCTCGCGACGGGGCTGGCGAAGAACGGCGATCTCGGCTCGGATCTGAAGGCGGATTACACGGTGATTGGAGATGTGGTGAATCTGGCGGCGCGGCTGGAGCCGGCGAACAAGGTCTTCGGGACGAAGCTGATGATCAGCGGTCCGACGCGCGAAGCGGTGAAGGATGCGTACGAGTTTCGCTACCTCGCCGAGTTGCAGGTGAAGGGGAAGAAGACGACGGTGCCGGTGTACGAATTGATCGGCCGCCGCGGCTCGCTGAACGACGAGCAGCGCGCGTACGTCGAGCGGTTCGAGGCGGGCGTCGCGCTTTACAAGGCGATGAAATGGGACGAGTGCATCGTGCATTTCACGCGCATGCTGGCGCGGCGGCCGGACGACGCGGGAGCGAGCCGCTATATTGATGCGTGCCAGGAGTTAAAGCAGTTCCCGCCGGAAGAGGGGGAGTGGCGCGGAGCGCTGGAGTTGAAAGAGAAATGA